The genomic DNA CTCCGTCCATGTCCTTGCGCTGGTACCTGCGCTGTAAAACTATCTTTGCGTTTTCATTGATGATCGGTTCCGGAAGACGGGCTGGCATTTTGGGTGCGGACATAGAGAGACCTTCGTAACATATTAGAATATTAAAAAATTTTTGAAGTGCCCAGCAACAAAATACGCTGGCGCTAGAGATTTTCTAGACTACAGAAACCGTCTCGAAAACGCTAGCCCAAAATCAATTTTGCGCACAAATTCACCGGAAAGCCGCACAGTCCGGGGCTTCCCGGACGAAGGCCACCTGAGAATCAGTACTATTTCAAAATTGTCGATTTTGCGACGAATCTTTCGTAGTCGAGAGGACGAAACCGGCACAGCTCAGGGAATGCGCAGGTATTGCCTCCACAATCACTGACGGAGTTTCGCCAGAACGTGGAATTCGTAGCCCATGGCCTCGGGGTAGCGACGATACAAATCGATCTCCGTGCGGTTCAGGTCGATGATGGTCCGGCCTTCGGGATCGGTCCCGTAAATCGGCTCGATCTCATCGAGCCGCCGCTCCACGTCGGCGTAAAACGTTTCCCAACAGCTCACGTCGATGGTGAAGTTGCCGATAGGCTCGTAGCCCGCCGCCCTGGCTGCCGCGTTGTTGGCCTCGGCGGTGCGCATGGCCGGGTAGCCCCTGGTCCAGAACTCGCGCAGCTCCACGGGAGCGTCTTGGGGATCGATCAACCAGACAGCGTCGGAAATGCACAGGAAGCCGCCGGGTTTGATGAACCGCTTCCACTGCGCGAACGCCCGGTCCACCCCGAGAATATAGGCCGCGCCCTCGCACCAGACGAGATCGAAGGATTCCGGCTCGGCCTGAATGTCGCCCATGTCCATGATCGCGGCAATGATCCGGTCGGCCGTCCCGGCCTTCTTGGCCCGCTCCACCAGGACGTCGAGGAAGGGCCGGTGCACGTCGGTGGCCGTCACCGTGCCGCCGGAGATTTGCGCCAGGGGGATGGTCGCGCCGCCCGAGCCGCAGCCCAACTCCAGAATTTCGGGCCGATCCGGCAGGCCCGCGCACATGTCGTAGGCCCGTTTGGTCGTCTCGTAGTTGCCGGGGCCTTCACGATCCAGCCCTTCATAAATCTTGAAAAACAGCTCCATGATTCCGTCTGTCCCCCTGATCGATTCGATGATTTGGCCGTGCGCGGCGGGCCGGGACCGCTCTCCATCACGCTCGAATGCGCGGCGGGCCACGGCGTCAATCTATCCGCCCGCGCACCCTCCTGGCAATTTTTTTCCCCGATTGCGGGAAAACCGGATTTACCTTCGATTTCTTTTAGTCTATTTGCAATTCAGCGGTCCCGTACATCAATCGAGAAGAAAGTGAGCTTTTCCATGCGTATTTCCGAACGTCTTGCGAGGATCAAGCCGTCCGCCACCCTGGCGGTGAACACCAAGGCCCAGGAGCTTCAGGCCCAAGGCCGCGAAATCATCAGCCTGGCCGTGGGCCAGCCCGATTTCTCCACACCGCCGAATGTCTGCGAAGCCGCCAAGGCGGCCATTGACGAGGGCTTTACCCGGTACACAGCGGTGCCCGGCATCCCCGAACTGCGCGAGGCCGTGGCCGGATATTACGGCCGGTTCTACGGAGCCAAGGCCGACGCGGCCAACACCATCGTCAGTAACGGCGGCAAGCAGGTCCTTTACAACCTCCTCATGGCCCTGGTGAACCCCGGCGACGAGGTGCTCATTCCCGCCCCTTACTGGGTCAGCTACCCGGCCATGGTCCAACTGGCCGACGGCCGGTCCGTGTTCGTTCCGACCACGGCCGAAGACGGCTACCTGGTCACAGTGGAAGCCCTGGAAGCCGCCTGCACGGACAGGACCACGGTGCTCATCCTCAACTCGCCCTCCAACCCCACGGGCTGTTGCTACACTCAGGCGCAACTGGAAGCCATCGCCGAATGGGCCCGTAAAAACGGTATTTTCATCATCTCGGACGAAGTCTACGACCGGCTGGTCTACGCTCCGTTCGAGTCGGTGTCCCTGGCAAAGACCTGGGAGGCGCACCCCGAGACCATCGCCATCGTGGGCGCGTTGTCCAAATCGTTCTGCATGACCGGCTGGCGCGTGGGTTACGCCCTGGCGCACGAAGACCTCGTCAAGGCCATGACGAAGATTCAGGGCCAGTCCACATCCAACATCAACTCCATCACCCAGCGCGCGGCCGTGGCTGCCCTGACCGGCCCCTGGGAAATCGTGGACGAGATGATGCAGGCCTTTGTCCGGCGGCGCAACTTTGCCTACGAGACCATCACCGGATGGGGCGCACCCTGTCCCAAGCCCGACGGAGCGTTCTATCTCTTCCCGGTGCTGGACAAATTCTACACCGAGGATGCGCCCGACTCGGCGGCCATGTGCACAAAGATTCTCGAAGAGGCCGGAGTGGCCCTCGTACCCGGTTCCGCCTTTGGCGACGACAAGTGCATCCGCTTCTCCTACGCCGTGAACGACGAGGTCCTGAAAACCGCCCTCGACAAGGTCGGATCGGTTCTGCTCGGCAAGTAGCCTCCCGACGCCGGCGAAAACAGGGAGACCTCCCCGGAACGGGCCGTTTCTCCCTCCATTCAAAAGACAAAAGCCCCGAACCATGCAGGTTCGGGGCTTTTTTTGCATGTCGATCCGCTGTTCCGGCCCGTTGCGACCGGCGATCGCGGATCAGAGCACGGCCCGCAAGAGCCAGAGCGTGCCCATCCCGCCGAGGATGGTCACCAGGATATTCCGGGTCTTCCAGGCCACCAGCACGGCCACTGCGGCGGCAAGGGGCCGGGCGAGCGCGGTCGGTCCGGCGTCCGCGCCGTGCAGCAGCACCGCCGGGGCGATGATCGCGGGCAGCACCGAGGCCGGGATAAAGCGGAGCATCCGCACCACCGCCTCGGGGAAGGTCACCCGGTTCACGATGAGGATGAAGGAAAAACGCAGAAGAAAGGTTCCCAGGCCAAGGCAGAGAACCACCGGCCAATAGTCCGCCATATCAACCATGTTGCGCCCTCCTCTCGGCCAGATATCCGGCCAGGATGCCGGTCACGGCCCCGGCCATCAGCCCGAGATTGTACGGTAGCCCGTCCGCCAGACAGGCCACTGTTCCGGCCGTCAGGGCGGCCAACGCCGAAGGGCGGTCCTTGATGGCGGGCACGACCACGGCGATGAAGGTAAGGGGGATGGCGAAGCCCAGATCCCAGGAAGGCGGGATAAACGCGCCCACCGACGCCCCGAGGGCCGCGCCGACCAGATAGCAGAGCCAGACGGTGAAGGCCGCGCCGAAGAAATACATAGGACGGTCGACAGACGCCCCGTCCGCCCGGCCGTAGCGGGCGATGGCCAAGGCGTAGGCCTGGTCCGAGAGCATATAGGCGAGGAGGCTCCGTCGCGCCAGGGGAATTCCCTGAAGATGCCGGGCCAGCGACGCGGAATACATGAGAAAACGGGCGTTGATAACCAGCCCGGTGAGGACGACCACGGCCAGGGAGGCGTGATCGGTCATGAGCTGAACCGCGGCCAACTGGCTCGCCCCGGCGTAGATGATGGTCGAAAAACCCACGGCGGCCCACCCGGGCATCCCCGCGTTGACGCAGACTGCGCCGCAAATGAGCCCGAACGGCGCCATGCCGAACAGGATGGGAATGGAGTCGCGCACGCCGTCGCGGAAAAAAAGCCGTTTCTCGTTCATGCCTGGTTCCGTTTGAACGGGGGTACAGTCCGGCCTGTCCGCCGTCAATGGATTAATTGCCGGGCACCCCCGCCCGGAGGGCTGGACTTTTGCCCTCAAATAACGGGATACTCCGTCTCATGAAAACCAAGGAAACCTATCGTTGCGCCGCCTGCGGCGCGCAATCCCTCCGCTGGCAGGGCCAATGCCCGTCGTGCAAGGAATGGAACACCCTCGAAGCGGTGACCGTATCCCGAAAGACGTCGACGCCGGTGGGCGCGGCCGCATCACAGAATTCACCCCGGCTCCTGGAGGAATTGGAAAGCGAACATCTCGGAGCGAGGCCGACCGGAATGCCCTCCCTGGACGACCTGCTCGGGACGGGCCTGGTGCCGGGCGCGGCCATCCTGCTCGGCGGCGAACCGGGCATCGGCAAATCCACCCTGCTGCTGCAACTGGCGGGAAGCCAGGCGCGTCTGGGCCACACGGCCGTCTACCTGTCGGGCGAGGAATCCCTCCCCCAGCTCAAGTCCAGGGCGTCCCGGCTGGGGCTGCTCGGGCCGGGCCTCATGGCCATGGCCACCAACAAGGTGGAGGACGGCCTGGCCGTGCTGGAAGGGCCGAACCCGCCGGAGCTGCTCATCGTGGACTCGGTGCAGACCCTGGCCTCGCCGCTGGCCGAAGGCATCCCCGGCTCGGTCAGCCAGGTGCGCGCGGTGTCCAGCGAGCTGGTCGAAAAGACCAAAAAGACCGGAACCACCCTCATCCTGGTGGGCCACGTGACCAAGGACGGACAGATCGCCGGTCCGAAGCTCCTTGAGCACATGGTGGACACCGTCCTGTACCTGGAAGGCGACCGCAAGCATTTCTCGCGCATCCTGCGCGTGCTCAAGAACAGGTTCGGCCCCAGCGACGAGCTGGTGGTCTTCACCATGAAAGAGCAGGGCCTGGAAGTGGTGGAGGACCCGTCCACGTTTTTCCTGGGCGCGCGCGATCCGTCCCTTTCCGGCACCGCCATGGCGCTGGCCGTGGACGGACAGCGGCCCTTTGCCGTCGAAGTGCAGGCCCTGGTGTCCAAGTCGTTCCTGTCCATCCCGAGGCGCACGGCCCTCGGCTTCGACACCAACCGGCTGAACCTGCTCCTGGCCGTGCTCGAAAAGCGGCTCAGGCTCAACCTGAGCGGACACGACATCTACGCCAAGATATCCGGCGGGCTCGCTTCCAAGGACCCCGGCCTGGACCTGGCCGTGGTGGCCGCGGTCATGTCGTCCTTCTACGACCAGCCCCTGCCCGAAGCCTCGGTCTTCTGGGGCGAGATCGATCTCAACGGCCAGGTGCGCCCGGTGGCCGCCCACGGCGTCCGCATGAAACAGGCCGGACGGCTGGGCCACGGCCCGATCTGCCATTCCGGAACCGCCCCCACCCTGGCCGACCTGCAACAAAAGCTCTTCGGCAAAAGGTAGCGTGCGACATGACATTTTCATCCAAACGGTGATATCCTCGACCCTGACGCGCATATGACGCACCCGATGAAAAGCCCCGTCCGCGCCCGACGCGCGGCGAACACCGACCCCAACCGGGAGGAAGACATGGCTGACATTCTCGACTGGACCAATGCGGACCTCGACCGGCTGAACACGGCCTGCCACGAGGACAAGGCCGGGGACCTGGCCGCGCGTCTGCGCGCCGAGACCGGAGCGGGCAGACTGCCCTTCCTGACCATGCCCTATGAAGCGAAACTGAAAAAAGAGCTGGCCGCCCTCAAGACGCACCTCGACAGGTTCGACCATATGCTCCTGCTGGGCATAGGCGGCTCGGCCCTGGGCGCGCGGGCCCTGCAAAAGGCTTTCTACCCGCAGCAGGACCGACCGGGCCACGACGGCCCGAGCCTGTGGATCGCGGACAACGTGGACGCCTACACGCTCGACGCCTTCCTGGCCGAACTTCCGGCGGAAAAGACCGTGGTGGTCACGGTGTCAAAATCCGGCGGGACCATCGAGACGGTGGGCCAGTACTTCATCGTCAAGGAATGGATGAAGGAACGGCTCGGCGACGGCTGGACCGAAAACATGCTCCTGGTGACCGACGCCGAAGCGGGATTTTTGCGCGGCGAGGCGGACGCCTACGGCATCAAGGCCCTGCCCGTGCCCGACAACCTCGGCGGACGTTATTCCGTGCTCTCGGCCGTCGGGCTGATTCCGGCCCTGTTCCTCGGCATGGACATCA from Pseudodesulfovibrio thermohalotolerans includes the following:
- a CDS encoding class I SAM-dependent methyltransferase; its protein translation is MARRAFERDGERSRPAAHGQIIESIRGTDGIMELFFKIYEGLDREGPGNYETTKRAYDMCAGLPDRPEILELGCGSGGATIPLAQISGGTVTATDVHRPFLDVLVERAKKAGTADRIIAAIMDMGDIQAEPESFDLVWCEGAAYILGVDRAFAQWKRFIKPGGFLCISDAVWLIDPQDAPVELREFWTRGYPAMRTAEANNAAARAAGYEPIGNFTIDVSCWETFYADVERRLDEIEPIYGTDPEGRTIIDLNRTEIDLYRRYPEAMGYEFHVLAKLRQ
- a CDS encoding pyridoxal phosphate-dependent aminotransferase — translated: MRISERLARIKPSATLAVNTKAQELQAQGREIISLAVGQPDFSTPPNVCEAAKAAIDEGFTRYTAVPGIPELREAVAGYYGRFYGAKADAANTIVSNGGKQVLYNLLMALVNPGDEVLIPAPYWVSYPAMVQLADGRSVFVPTTAEDGYLVTVEALEAACTDRTTVLILNSPSNPTGCCYTQAQLEAIAEWARKNGIFIISDEVYDRLVYAPFESVSLAKTWEAHPETIAIVGALSKSFCMTGWRVGYALAHEDLVKAMTKIQGQSTSNINSITQRAAVAALTGPWEIVDEMMQAFVRRRNFAYETITGWGAPCPKPDGAFYLFPVLDKFYTEDAPDSAAMCTKILEEAGVALVPGSAFGDDKCIRFSYAVNDEVLKTALDKVGSVLLGK
- a CDS encoding AzlD domain-containing protein, whose product is MVDMADYWPVVLCLGLGTFLLRFSFILIVNRVTFPEAVVRMLRFIPASVLPAIIAPAVLLHGADAGPTALARPLAAAVAVLVAWKTRNILVTILGGMGTLWLLRAVL
- a CDS encoding AzlC family ABC transporter permease, which translates into the protein MNEKRLFFRDGVRDSIPILFGMAPFGLICGAVCVNAGMPGWAAVGFSTIIYAGASQLAAVQLMTDHASLAVVVLTGLVINARFLMYSASLARHLQGIPLARRSLLAYMLSDQAYALAIARYGRADGASVDRPMYFFGAAFTVWLCYLVGAALGASVGAFIPPSWDLGFAIPLTFIAVVVPAIKDRPSALAALTAGTVACLADGLPYNLGLMAGAVTGILAGYLAERRAQHG
- the radA gene encoding DNA repair protein RadA, which gives rise to MKTKETYRCAACGAQSLRWQGQCPSCKEWNTLEAVTVSRKTSTPVGAAASQNSPRLLEELESEHLGARPTGMPSLDDLLGTGLVPGAAILLGGEPGIGKSTLLLQLAGSQARLGHTAVYLSGEESLPQLKSRASRLGLLGPGLMAMATNKVEDGLAVLEGPNPPELLIVDSVQTLASPLAEGIPGSVSQVRAVSSELVEKTKKTGTTLILVGHVTKDGQIAGPKLLEHMVDTVLYLEGDRKHFSRILRVLKNRFGPSDELVVFTMKEQGLEVVEDPSTFFLGARDPSLSGTAMALAVDGQRPFAVEVQALVSKSFLSIPRRTALGFDTNRLNLLLAVLEKRLRLNLSGHDIYAKISGGLASKDPGLDLAVVAAVMSSFYDQPLPEASVFWGEIDLNGQVRPVAAHGVRMKQAGRLGHGPICHSGTAPTLADLQQKLFGKR